The proteins below come from a single Micromonospora citrea genomic window:
- a CDS encoding ATP-binding protein: MRARMTAADFGVDPSTATDPEQYVMLLRRVRDQSGLAYREIARRAQRNGDVLPASTLATMLGRSTLPRRDLVSALLRACDVPDDRASAWLAVWGRLAAARAATTPPSRERPSGRPGHSPVGPVARVTGPSGPVAAPDTDGGGPTSHTQRSAALRLIPAGGGIGSAGREPGRAAASGGGGRDRTVLRGLPSPAVSEPLPEQGGSGAPVPYQLPPAPPLMTGRSAEVGRLLAATQADAAVCLLEGAGGVGKSALALHVAHRIVGRYGGGCLYADLRGATDGVAAADPADVLGRFLRALGVPTVPASLDEASALLRTWTAGRGVLVVLDNAASAAQVRPLLASGPGCATIVTSRWVLADLDTTARIRVDPLSDDAALDLLTGLTGAHRVQAEPAAATTVVRRCGGLPLALRIVGARAAARPDASLTGLAERMDDEGLRLDVLEVGDLSVRASLHLGYQVFGDARQGERRQAARLFRLAALPDWTHLTPYGCAALADLPVAAAERALDALTDAHLIESAGGGRYRFHDIVRLYARERALAVDDPHHREAALGRLTAWLLAVTVRAARLLYSDERFGIDEPTGPTRPGPPLCDTTDAWAWFEREHTNLLLVARQQAAAGRTLTGVRDLALVAAKFLDYAGHIAEQQQFGHLAAAAASRCGDRSGEAAGLNIVAVALLRQGRLEQAIPILERCLVVQRALGDRSREAAILNNLGNALRDSGDLTGALHHLQSALAIRRQLGHRHKEGSVLDNLALVYQRLGDHSRAIACHEAGRAIADGGTDPLREAQALVNFAETLHACGDHREAIARATESLEICRRYEHRRGIGLALQMLGNAHAGLGHRAVARRHWREALDRLDGLDPQACDRLRAALAPDTTP; the protein is encoded by the coding sequence GTGAGGGCGCGCATGACGGCCGCCGACTTCGGCGTCGACCCGAGCACCGCGACCGACCCGGAGCAGTACGTCATGCTGCTGCGTCGCGTCCGCGACCAGTCGGGCCTCGCATATCGTGAGATCGCCCGCCGCGCGCAACGCAACGGGGACGTGCTGCCGGCGAGCACCCTGGCGACGATGCTGGGCCGGTCGACGCTGCCCCGCCGCGATCTGGTGTCGGCGCTGCTGCGGGCCTGCGACGTGCCGGACGACCGCGCGTCGGCGTGGCTGGCGGTCTGGGGCCGGCTGGCCGCCGCCCGTGCGGCGACGACGCCGCCCAGTCGGGAGCGGCCGTCGGGCCGGCCCGGACACTCCCCGGTCGGTCCGGTCGCCCGCGTCACCGGTCCGAGCGGTCCCGTCGCCGCGCCCGACACCGACGGTGGCGGGCCGACGTCCCACACGCAGCGCTCCGCCGCCCTCCGCCTGATCCCGGCAGGCGGCGGAATCGGGTCGGCCGGCCGGGAACCGGGGCGGGCCGCCGCGTCCGGCGGGGGGGGGCGGGACCGGACCGTGTTACGGGGTCTGCCGTCGCCCGCCGTCAGCGAGCCGCTGCCGGAACAGGGCGGTTCGGGGGCACCGGTCCCCTATCAACTGCCACCGGCGCCGCCGTTGATGACGGGCCGCTCGGCAGAGGTCGGTCGGCTGCTCGCGGCGACGCAGGCCGACGCCGCGGTGTGCCTCCTCGAAGGCGCCGGCGGGGTCGGCAAGTCCGCGCTCGCCCTGCACGTGGCGCATCGGATCGTGGGGCGTTACGGCGGCGGTTGCCTCTACGCCGACCTGCGCGGGGCCACCGACGGCGTCGCGGCGGCCGACCCCGCGGACGTGCTGGGCCGGTTCCTGCGGGCGCTGGGCGTGCCCACCGTCCCCGCCTCGCTCGACGAGGCTTCGGCGTTGCTGCGCACCTGGACCGCCGGGCGGGGCGTGCTCGTGGTGCTGGACAACGCCGCGTCGGCGGCGCAGGTCCGACCGCTCCTGGCCAGCGGGCCCGGGTGCGCCACGATCGTCACGAGCCGGTGGGTGCTCGCCGACCTCGACACGACGGCCCGGATCCGCGTCGACCCGTTGTCCGACGACGCGGCGCTCGACCTGCTCACCGGGCTCACCGGTGCTCACCGCGTGCAGGCGGAGCCCGCCGCGGCCACGACGGTGGTCCGCCGGTGCGGCGGCTTGCCGCTGGCGTTGCGGATCGTCGGCGCCCGCGCCGCGGCCCGGCCCGACGCCTCACTCACCGGCCTCGCCGAGCGGATGGACGACGAGGGCCTGCGGCTGGACGTCCTGGAGGTCGGTGACCTGTCCGTACGGGCCAGCCTGCACCTGGGCTACCAGGTGTTCGGAGACGCGCGACAGGGCGAACGCCGGCAGGCGGCCCGGCTCTTCCGGCTCGCGGCGCTGCCGGACTGGACGCACCTCACGCCGTACGGCTGCGCGGCGCTGGCCGACCTGCCGGTCGCCGCCGCCGAGCGGGCCCTGGACGCCTTGACCGACGCGCACCTGATCGAGTCGGCCGGGGGTGGCCGGTACCGGTTCCACGACATCGTCCGGCTCTACGCCCGGGAGCGGGCGCTGGCGGTGGACGACCCGCACCACCGGGAGGCGGCCCTCGGCCGTCTGACCGCGTGGCTGCTCGCGGTCACCGTCCGCGCGGCGCGGCTGCTGTATTCGGACGAGCGGTTCGGCATCGACGAGCCGACCGGCCCGACCCGCCCCGGCCCGCCCCTGTGCGACACGACCGACGCGTGGGCCTGGTTCGAGCGGGAGCACACCAACCTGTTGCTGGTGGCCCGTCAGCAGGCCGCGGCCGGACGGACCCTCACCGGGGTCCGCGACCTGGCCCTCGTGGCGGCCAAGTTTCTCGACTACGCCGGACACATCGCCGAACAGCAGCAGTTCGGCCACCTCGCCGCCGCGGCGGCGAGCCGATGTGGCGACCGCTCGGGCGAGGCGGCCGGCCTCAACATCGTCGCCGTCGCGCTGCTGCGCCAGGGCCGGCTCGAGCAGGCGATTCCCATCCTGGAGCGGTGCCTGGTCGTCCAGCGCGCACTCGGCGACCGGAGCCGGGAGGCCGCCATCCTGAACAACCTCGGAAACGCTCTGCGCGACAGCGGCGACCTGACCGGCGCCCTGCACCACCTGCAGTCGGCCCTGGCCATCCGGCGACAGCTCGGTCACCGGCACAAGGAGGGGTCGGTGCTCGACAACCTGGCCCTGGTATACCAGCGTCTCGGCGACCACTCCCGGGCCATCGCCTGCCACGAGGCGGGACGCGCCATCGCCGACGGCGGCACCGATCCGCTACGCGAGGCACAGGCGCTGGTCAACTTCGCCGAGACACTGCACGCCTGCGGTGACCATCGGGAGGCGATCGCCCGCGCGACCGAGTCGCTGGAGATCTGCCGACGCTACGAGCACCGGCGGGGCATCGGCCTGGCGCTCCAGATGCTCGGCAACGCCCACGCGGGCCTCGGACACCGCGCCGTGGCCCGCCGACACTGGCGGGAGGCCCTGGACCGGCTCGACGGACTGGACCCGCAGGCGTGCGACCGCCTGCGCGCTGCCCTGGCGCCGGACACGACCCCCTGA
- a CDS encoding aminotransferase class V-fold PLP-dependent enzyme, translating into MAEGHASAAGVRLAAAAGYASTARIDHLRATEYRHLDRDGRVYLDYTGAGVAARAQIVAHHDRLLAGPYSNPHSENPTSEATGTLVASARRAVLDFFRADPAEYVVVFTPNASGACRLVGEAYDFGRDRPLVLTWDNHNSVNGIREYARAARAPVRYVPLAGPDLRVAESDLIAALTASRRGPTGRPRWRGSGPAGLLAYPAQSNFTGVQHPLEWVDLARRHGYDVLLDAAAFAPTNRLDVGTVRPDFVCLSFYKLFGYPTGVGALLARRDALARLRRPWFAGGTIRAVSVQGDWHQPMADESGFEDGTLNFLSLPDVEFGLRWLDSIGVDLVHTRVGLLTGWLLEQLTALRHRNGRPLVGVYGPATGDARGGTVAFNFRYPDGSLVDERLVAFESSAAGFALRTGCFCNPGAAEAAFGISRRSLRRTDLAHAGTIDQHLAALGLPTGGAVRVSFGLASTAADAERFLTFAESTYLDRDGPADVRLPPRIRC; encoded by the coding sequence ATGGCTGAGGGCCACGCGTCCGCGGCCGGCGTGCGCCTCGCCGCTGCCGCCGGGTACGCGAGCACCGCCCGGATCGACCACCTGCGCGCCACCGAGTATCGGCACCTCGACCGCGACGGTCGTGTCTACCTCGACTACACGGGTGCCGGGGTGGCCGCGCGGGCACAGATCGTCGCCCACCACGACCGGTTGCTCGCCGGCCCGTACAGCAATCCACACTCGGAGAACCCCACCTCCGAGGCGACCGGCACACTGGTCGCCTCGGCCCGCCGCGCGGTGCTCGACTTCTTCCGTGCCGACCCGGCCGAGTACGTGGTCGTCTTCACCCCGAACGCCAGTGGCGCCTGCCGCCTGGTGGGCGAGGCGTACGACTTCGGCCGCGACCGCCCGCTCGTGCTGACCTGGGACAACCACAACTCCGTCAACGGCATCCGGGAGTACGCGCGCGCGGCCCGCGCCCCGGTCCGCTACGTGCCGCTGGCCGGCCCCGACCTGCGCGTGGCCGAATCCGACCTGATCGCCGCGTTGACCGCCAGCCGACGTGGGCCAACCGGCCGCCCCCGGTGGCGCGGGTCCGGCCCCGCGGGGCTTCTCGCCTATCCGGCACAGAGCAACTTCACCGGCGTGCAGCATCCGCTGGAGTGGGTGGACCTGGCCCGCCGGCACGGGTACGACGTGCTGCTCGACGCCGCCGCCTTCGCCCCGACGAACCGGCTGGACGTGGGCACCGTGCGGCCGGACTTCGTCTGCCTGAGCTTCTACAAGCTCTTCGGCTATCCCACGGGGGTGGGGGCGCTGCTCGCCCGGCGCGACGCGCTGGCCCGGCTGCGCCGCCCCTGGTTCGCCGGCGGCACCATCCGGGCGGTCAGCGTCCAGGGCGACTGGCACCAGCCGATGGCTGACGAGTCGGGGTTCGAGGACGGCACGCTCAACTTCCTCAGCCTTCCCGACGTGGAGTTCGGGCTGCGCTGGCTCGACTCGATCGGCGTCGACCTCGTCCACACCCGGGTCGGCCTGCTCACCGGGTGGCTGCTGGAGCAGTTGACCGCGCTGCGGCACCGCAACGGCCGGCCACTCGTCGGTGTCTACGGGCCCGCGACGGGCGACGCCCGGGGTGGCACCGTGGCGTTCAACTTCCGCTACCCGGACGGTTCGCTCGTCGACGAGCGGCTCGTCGCGTTCGAGTCGTCGGCGGCCGGCTTCGCCCTGCGTACGGGCTGCTTCTGCAACCCGGGCGCGGCCGAGGCCGCCTTCGGGATCAGCCGGCGCTCCCTGCGCCGCACGGATCTCGCCCACGCCGGGACGATCGACCAGCATCTCGCCGCACTGGGGCTGCCGACCGGCGGGGCGGTACGCGTCTCCTTCGGCCTGGCCTCGACCGCGGCCGACGCGGAGCGCTTCCTGACCTTCGCCGAGTCGACCTACCTGGACCGCGACGGCCCCGCCGACGTTCGGCTGCCTCCACGGATACGTTGCTGA
- a CDS encoding amino acid adenylation domain-containing protein has protein sequence MITEALATQLRSRRETPAVVDPEQALTYADLDGLSAAVAVHLQRRAVAIGEPVVVHTRLSCWAVVAMLGVLRAGARYVPVDAAFPATRRELMTAGSGARVTLTEKLLASLRPARCGWRDGPDAYTLFTSGSTGQPKAVTVSRAALSYSTDARLEYYGVPPQRFLLCSSISFDSSVAGIYWTLCTGGTLVIPSDRPFDVRALVRAGAAHRPTHTLMVPSLYRLVLRSPVPSLTTVIVAGESCPPGLVDLHHERMPHAALYNEYGPTECTVWSTVHRCAAGEDPVPIGRPIPGTTISIDDGELCISSPGVVTAGPVYRTGDRVSLGADGLLRYHGRVDEQLKIGGMRVEPAEIEHALMSHPAVLLAAVAVPYQGVAYVVCAEPVDQRTLRAHLLDRLPAVAVPTVFERVDRLPTLPNGKLDRRALGRSDRNRPDG, from the coding sequence ATGATCACCGAGGCGCTGGCCACCCAGCTGCGCTCCCGCCGGGAGACGCCGGCCGTGGTCGATCCCGAGCAGGCCCTGACGTACGCGGACCTGGACGGATTGTCCGCAGCGGTCGCCGTCCACCTCCAGCGGCGGGCAGTGGCCATCGGAGAGCCTGTGGTCGTGCACACCCGGCTGTCGTGCTGGGCCGTCGTGGCCATGCTCGGCGTGCTTCGGGCGGGAGCACGCTACGTCCCCGTCGACGCGGCCTTCCCCGCGACCCGCCGTGAGCTGATGACAGCGGGCAGCGGCGCCCGTGTGACGCTCACCGAGAAGCTGCTGGCGTCGCTGCGCCCGGCCCGCTGCGGCTGGCGGGACGGGCCCGACGCGTACACCCTCTTCACCAGCGGCTCGACCGGCCAGCCGAAGGCGGTGACGGTGTCGCGGGCGGCACTGAGCTACTCGACCGACGCCCGGCTGGAATACTACGGCGTCCCGCCGCAGCGGTTCCTGCTGTGCTCGTCCATCTCGTTCGACAGTTCCGTGGCGGGCATCTACTGGACGCTGTGCACGGGAGGCACGCTGGTCATCCCGAGCGACCGGCCGTTCGACGTGCGGGCGCTGGTCCGGGCCGGCGCCGCGCACCGGCCCACCCACACGCTGATGGTGCCGTCCCTGTACCGGCTGGTGCTGCGCTCGCCGGTGCCCAGCCTGACCACCGTGATCGTGGCGGGGGAGAGCTGCCCGCCCGGCCTGGTCGACCTGCACCACGAGCGGATGCCCCACGCGGCGCTCTACAACGAGTACGGCCCCACCGAGTGCACCGTCTGGAGCACCGTGCACAGGTGCGCGGCGGGCGAGGACCCGGTGCCCATCGGCCGCCCGATCCCCGGCACGACGATCTCGATCGACGACGGCGAGCTGTGCATCTCCTCGCCCGGAGTGGTCACCGCAGGTCCGGTCTACCGCACCGGCGACCGGGTCAGCCTGGGCGCCGACGGCCTGCTCCGCTACCACGGACGCGTCGACGAGCAGCTCAAGATCGGCGGCATGCGCGTCGAACCGGCCGAGATCGAGCATGCCCTCATGTCCCACCCGGCGGTGCTCCTCGCCGCCGTCGCCGTCCCCTACCAGGGTGTCGCGTACGTGGTCTGCGCCGAACCGGTGGATCAGAGGACACTGCGCGCACACCTGCTCGACCGGCTGCCCGCCGTGGCCGTGCCCACCGTCTTCGAGCGGGTGGACCGGCTGCCCACCCTGCCCAACGGCAAACTCGACCGGCGTGCCCTGGGCCGGTCCGACCGCAACCGACCTGATGGCTGA